Proteins from a genomic interval of Desulfofustis limnaeus:
- a CDS encoding MBOAT family O-acyltransferase gives MLFNSFVFWLFFAAVLVLYRFLDHRWQNRMLLVASYVFYGYWDYRFLALIALSTVVDYVVALGIADSREPRHKKRLLIVSLVCNLGLLGFFKYFNFFVAQAEHLLALIGLPVSTPILSVVLPVGISFYTFQTMSYTIDVYRGRTTPTRDFLDFALYVSFFPQLVAGPIERSYRLLPQILEPRRVSRDDFAEGTYHVLIGLFKKVVVADNMAPIVNSVFSRPPSELSGTEVLVGLYAFAFQIYGDFSGYSSIAQGTARWLGFKLSWNFRMPYFAVNPSDFWQRWHITLSTWLRDYLYVPLGGNRGTLTITLRNLMITMFLGGLWHGANWTFIVWGLYHGALLVVYRMAAAGSWGGSNLSDCGRAATVLRVILFFHLVCLGWLFFRAESISQVGVLLKVLVVDQHLTDFAVYSAAMILFFAGPLLLLEYWLERSDELLRVVSSHWLVKGFIYCYFLLMIWLFPPLTQQVFIYFQF, from the coding sequence ATGCTTTTTAACAGCTTTGTATTTTGGCTTTTTTTCGCCGCTGTTCTGGTGCTGTATCGTTTTCTCGATCATCGGTGGCAAAATCGCATGCTGCTGGTGGCCAGTTATGTTTTCTACGGGTATTGGGATTACCGGTTTCTGGCTCTCATTGCCCTGTCGACGGTGGTTGATTACGTGGTGGCGCTGGGGATTGCCGACAGTCGGGAGCCACGGCATAAGAAACGGTTGTTAATCGTATCCCTTGTCTGCAACCTCGGTCTGCTCGGCTTCTTTAAATATTTCAACTTTTTCGTGGCCCAGGCCGAACACCTGCTGGCGCTGATCGGCCTGCCTGTATCAACCCCGATTCTTTCCGTGGTCCTGCCGGTGGGCATATCGTTTTACACCTTCCAGACCATGAGCTACACCATCGATGTGTATCGGGGCAGGACCACACCGACGCGCGATTTTCTCGACTTTGCCCTGTATGTCTCATTCTTCCCGCAGCTGGTTGCCGGGCCGATCGAACGATCCTATCGTCTGTTGCCGCAGATCCTCGAACCGCGACGGGTCTCCCGCGATGATTTTGCGGAAGGGACCTATCATGTTCTGATCGGGCTGTTCAAAAAGGTGGTGGTGGCCGACAATATGGCCCCCATCGTCAATAGCGTTTTCTCCCGGCCGCCTTCGGAACTGAGCGGGACGGAAGTGCTGGTCGGCCTGTATGCCTTCGCCTTCCAGATCTACGGGGATTTTTCCGGCTATTCCTCCATAGCTCAGGGGACGGCCAGATGGCTCGGGTTCAAGCTCTCGTGGAACTTCCGGATGCCGTATTTCGCCGTGAATCCGAGTGATTTCTGGCAGCGCTGGCACATCACCCTGTCCACCTGGCTGCGCGATTATCTCTATGTGCCGCTGGGCGGCAACAGGGGGACGCTGACCATTACCCTGCGCAATCTGATGATCACCATGTTCCTCGGTGGTTTATGGCATGGGGCGAATTGGACCTTCATCGTCTGGGGCCTGTATCATGGTGCCCTGCTGGTCGTTTATCGCATGGCTGCAGCCGGTTCCTGGGGCGGCTCCAATCTGTCCGATTGTGGCCGGGCCGCTACCGTGCTGCGGGTGATACTCTTTTTCCATCTGGTGTGTCTGGGATGGTTATTTTTTCGGGCTGAATCCATATCCCAGGTTGGCGTCTTGCTGAAGGTGCTTGTTGTCGACCAGCATCTCACCGATTTTGCCGTGTATTCGGCGGCGATGATCCTGTTTTTTGCCGGTCCATTATTATTGTTGGAGTATTGGCTCGAACGGTCCGATGAATTGCTCAGAGTCGTGAGCAGTCATTGGCTGGTCAAGGGCTTCATCTATTGCTATTTTCTGCTGATGATCTGGCTGTTCCCGCCGCTGACCCAGCAGGTATTCATCTACTTTCAATTCTAA
- a CDS encoding alpha/beta fold hydrolase, giving the protein MSGKTPVQFLNRNHKRLFGMIHAADPEAAKQERVIVLLSPGIKSRVAPHRLYVKMSEAFARMGYTVFRFDPEGIGDSEGEIHEDLMADVLGGVEFGRFVDSTLDALDWLGREMGATRFIVGGLCGGAITGLLAAAKDERITALIGLGIPCTSSAITNKDPYRFMSRGQLEGYKQGYFKNLLSLKRWWRFVTLQSDYKMIWTALTSSSKKKDHGTASEPAAEVSDLNPLFPEALFSVLESGRRMCLVFSEADRLYWDFDEKFLRPHHDRFARHADLCEVQVIAEANHIFSFPEWEQAMMQKVEAWLSRCG; this is encoded by the coding sequence ATGAGCGGCAAGACTCCGGTACAGTTTCTCAACCGCAACCACAAGCGGCTTTTCGGCATGATCCATGCGGCCGATCCCGAGGCTGCCAAGCAAGAGCGTGTGATTGTCCTGTTGTCGCCGGGCATCAAGAGCCGGGTTGCCCCACATCGCCTCTATGTGAAGATGTCCGAGGCCTTTGCCCGGATGGGATATACCGTCTTCCGTTTCGACCCGGAAGGAATCGGCGACTCGGAAGGGGAGATACACGAAGATCTGATGGCCGATGTCCTCGGCGGGGTAGAATTCGGCAGATTTGTCGACAGCACCCTGGATGCGTTGGACTGGTTGGGGCGGGAGATGGGCGCGACCCGTTTCATCGTCGGCGGCCTGTGCGGCGGGGCCATCACCGGCCTGCTGGCGGCGGCCAAGGATGAGCGAATCACCGCTCTGATCGGGCTGGGGATCCCTTGTACCTCGTCGGCCATCACCAACAAGGACCCGTACCGGTTCATGAGCAGGGGGCAATTGGAGGGGTACAAGCAGGGGTATTTCAAAAACCTGTTGAGCCTGAAACGCTGGTGGCGGTTTGTGACCTTACAGAGCGACTACAAGATGATCTGGACGGCGCTGACGTCTTCCTCGAAAAAAAAGGATCATGGTACTGCCAGCGAACCGGCTGCCGAGGTTTCCGATCTGAACCCCTTGTTTCCGGAGGCGCTGTTCTCGGTTCTCGAGTCGGGGCGGCGGATGTGCCTGGTGTTCAGCGAGGCCGATCGATTGTACTGGGATTTTGACGAGAAATTCCTGCGCCCCCACCACGACCGGTTTGCCAGACACGCCGACTTGTGCGAAGTGCAGGTGATTGCCGAGGCGAACCATATTTTCTCCTTTCCCGAGTGGGAGCAGGCCATGATGCAGAAGGTGGAGGCGTGGCTGTCGCGGTGTGGATGA